A DNA window from Micromonospora sp. NBC_01739 contains the following coding sequences:
- a CDS encoding HAD family hydrolase: MGRSAAFFDLDKTVIAKSSALAFGRPFYRDGLITRRDVVKSAYAQLMFRLGGTDEQTMARTRDYLAALCKGWQVEQVRQIVAETLHELINPYVYAEAAALIEEHQAAGRDVVLVSASGEEMVRPIGALLGVTDVIATRMAVVDGRYSGEVEFYAAGPSKVEAVNELAAERGYDLADSYAYSDSYSDRPLLECVGHPSVVNPDRQLRRLAVENAWPVLEFRHPIPLGRRLRERPGVPVAAAALGVGVGVAIGIAWYGRHRRTRASTTPA, encoded by the coding sequence GTGGGCCGAAGTGCCGCTTTCTTCGATCTGGACAAGACCGTCATCGCCAAGTCGAGCGCCTTGGCGTTCGGGAGGCCGTTCTACCGGGATGGCCTGATCACTCGACGCGATGTGGTCAAGTCGGCGTACGCGCAGCTGATGTTCCGGCTGGGCGGCACCGACGAGCAGACCATGGCCCGTACCCGGGATTATCTTGCCGCCCTCTGCAAGGGCTGGCAGGTGGAACAGGTCCGGCAGATCGTCGCCGAGACCCTGCACGAGCTGATCAACCCCTATGTGTACGCCGAGGCCGCCGCCCTCATCGAGGAGCACCAGGCCGCCGGTCGGGACGTGGTGCTGGTCTCCGCCTCGGGTGAGGAGATGGTGCGTCCGATCGGGGCGCTGCTCGGGGTCACCGATGTGATCGCCACCCGGATGGCGGTGGTGGACGGCCGGTACAGCGGTGAGGTGGAGTTCTACGCGGCCGGGCCCAGCAAGGTGGAGGCGGTCAACGAGCTGGCCGCGGAGCGCGGCTACGACCTGGCTGACTCGTACGCCTACTCCGACTCGTACAGCGATCGACCGCTGCTGGAGTGCGTGGGGCACCCCAGCGTGGTCAACCCGGACCGGCAGTTGCGCCGGCTGGCCGTTGAGAACGCCTGGCCGGTGCTGGAGTTCCGGCATCCGATTCCGTTGGGCCGTCGGCTGCGGGAGCGGCCGGGGGTGCCGGTAGCCGCTGCCGCGCTAGGGGTGGGTGTCGGGGTGGCGATCGGCATCGCCTGGTACGGCCGACACCGGCGCACCCGCGCCTCGACCACCCCGGCCTGA
- a CDS encoding oxidoreductase produces the protein MTTDPLAPLLALADITEAVEQARTRFDTALGHRALRRHGGQVAAEVSLRSAVASAALEGRVHEREAVRAGTVTDPVLQGALRVAGALPGLSDRWTKAPRQVLAKLHVLAGREMVEAAELGRPVEDPVVAARLDALVGLVAGGTKVPPLVLAAVVHGELLNLRPFAGPSGVVARGAARLVLLSSGFDPRGLLAIDVGHREREPEYVGAAGAFATGTPDGLRSWLRHYMAAVEVGADQLTEIGDEVLAAS, from the coding sequence GTGACGACCGACCCGCTGGCACCGCTGCTCGCGCTCGCCGACATCACCGAGGCCGTCGAGCAGGCCCGGACCCGCTTCGACACCGCCCTAGGTCACCGGGCGCTGCGCCGCCACGGTGGCCAGGTCGCCGCCGAAGTGAGCCTGCGTTCCGCAGTCGCCAGCGCCGCCCTGGAGGGCCGGGTCCACGAGCGGGAAGCGGTCCGGGCCGGTACGGTGACCGACCCGGTGCTCCAGGGGGCGCTGCGGGTGGCCGGAGCGCTGCCCGGGCTCAGCGACCGCTGGACCAAAGCCCCCCGGCAGGTACTGGCGAAACTGCACGTACTGGCCGGCCGGGAAATGGTCGAGGCCGCCGAACTGGGTCGCCCGGTCGAGGATCCGGTGGTCGCCGCCCGCCTGGACGCCCTAGTCGGGCTGGTCGCCGGAGGCACCAAGGTCCCGCCGCTGGTGCTGGCCGCCGTCGTACACGGGGAACTGCTCAACCTGCGCCCGTTCGCCGGCCCCTCCGGGGTGGTGGCCCGAGGCGCCGCCCGCCTGGTGCTGCTCTCCAGCGGCTTCGACCCGCGGGGCCTGCTGGCGATCGATGTCGGCCACCGCGAGCGCGAACCGGAATACGTCGGCGCCGCCGGAGCCTTCGCCACCGGCACCCCGGACGGGCTCCGGTCCTGGCTGCGCCACTACATGGCGGCCGTCGAGGTGGGCGCCGACCAGCTGACCGAGATCGGCGACGAGGTCCTGGCCGCAAGCTGA
- the acs gene encoding acetate--CoA ligase, with amino-acid sequence MSEALANLLNETRQFPPPAALAAEANVKAEAYAEAEADRLAFWERQAGRLAWARPWDQVLDWSNPPFAKWFVGGQLNVAYNCLDRHVEAGRGDKVAIHWEGEPGDTRTITYADLHRMTCQAANALTDLGVVAGDRVAIYLPMVPEAAVAMLACARIGATHSVVFGGFSAESLTNRIQDASAKVVITADGGYRRGKPSALKPTVDEAVANCPSVEHVLVVRRTGEQVDWSSRDHWWHETVEQASTEHTAEAFDAEHPLFILYTSGTTARPKGILHTTGGYLTQTSYTSHAIFDLKPETDVYWCTADIGWVTGHSYIVYGPLSNGATQVMYEGTPDTPHKGRFWEIVDRYGVTILYTAPTLIRTMMKWGEDIPAGYDLSTLRLLGSVGEPINPEAWMWYRQHVGRGELPIVDTWWQTETGSIMISPLPGVTAAKPGSAMTPLPGISADVVDDQGQSVPNGGGGYLVLREPWPSMLRTIWGDDNRFIETYWSRFGAGAGGTGGDEWIYFAGDGAKKDDDGHIWLLGRVDDVMLVSGHNISTTEVESALVSHPSVAEAAVVGATDPTTGQAIVAFAIPRGTADVAGEAGEQLIADLRNHVAKTLGPIAKPRQIMLVPELPKTRSGKIMRRLLRDVAENRSLGDVTTLQDSSVMELIASGMGGSKSDED; translated from the coding sequence ATGAGCGAGGCGTTGGCCAATCTGCTGAACGAGACCCGCCAGTTCCCGCCGCCGGCGGCACTGGCCGCCGAGGCCAATGTCAAAGCCGAGGCGTACGCCGAGGCCGAGGCGGACCGGCTGGCCTTCTGGGAGCGCCAGGCGGGGCGGCTGGCCTGGGCGCGGCCGTGGGACCAGGTGCTGGACTGGTCGAATCCGCCGTTCGCCAAGTGGTTCGTCGGCGGGCAGTTGAATGTGGCGTACAACTGTCTGGATCGGCATGTCGAGGCCGGTCGGGGCGACAAGGTGGCCATCCACTGGGAGGGCGAGCCGGGCGACACCCGCACCATCACCTACGCCGACCTGCACCGGATGACCTGCCAGGCGGCGAACGCGCTGACCGACCTGGGGGTGGTCGCCGGTGACCGGGTGGCGATCTATCTGCCGATGGTCCCGGAGGCGGCGGTCGCGATGCTGGCCTGTGCCCGGATCGGCGCCACTCACAGTGTGGTGTTCGGCGGGTTCTCGGCGGAGTCGCTGACCAACCGGATCCAGGACGCCTCCGCCAAGGTGGTGATCACCGCCGACGGCGGTTACCGGCGGGGCAAGCCGTCCGCGCTCAAGCCGACCGTGGACGAGGCGGTGGCCAACTGCCCGTCGGTGGAGCATGTGCTGGTGGTCCGCCGGACCGGGGAGCAGGTCGACTGGTCGTCGCGGGACCACTGGTGGCACGAGACCGTGGAGCAGGCCTCGACCGAGCACACCGCCGAGGCCTTCGACGCCGAGCACCCGCTGTTCATCCTCTACACCAGCGGCACCACGGCCCGCCCGAAGGGCATCCTGCACACCACCGGCGGCTACCTGACCCAGACCTCGTACACCTCGCATGCGATCTTCGATCTGAAGCCGGAGACGGACGTCTACTGGTGTACGGCGGACATCGGTTGGGTGACCGGCCATTCCTACATCGTGTACGGCCCGCTCTCCAACGGCGCGACCCAGGTGATGTACGAGGGCACCCCGGACACCCCGCACAAGGGCCGGTTCTGGGAGATCGTCGACCGGTACGGGGTGACCATCCTCTACACCGCCCCGACCCTGATCCGCACCATGATGAAGTGGGGCGAGGACATCCCCGCCGGGTACGACCTGTCCACCCTCCGCCTGCTGGGCAGCGTCGGTGAGCCGATCAACCCCGAGGCGTGGATGTGGTACCGGCAGCATGTCGGGCGGGGCGAGCTGCCCATCGTGGACACCTGGTGGCAGACCGAGACCGGCAGCATCATGATTTCGCCGCTGCCGGGGGTCACCGCCGCCAAGCCGGGTTCGGCGATGACTCCGTTGCCCGGCATCAGTGCCGACGTGGTCGACGACCAGGGTCAGTCGGTACCCAACGGGGGTGGCGGTTACCTGGTGCTGCGGGAGCCCTGGCCCTCGATGCTGCGCACCATCTGGGGTGACGACAACCGGTTCATCGAGACCTACTGGTCCCGGTTCGGTGCGGGTGCCGGCGGCACCGGCGGTGATGAGTGGATCTACTTCGCCGGTGACGGGGCGAAGAAGGACGACGACGGGCACATCTGGCTGCTCGGCCGGGTGGACGACGTGATGCTGGTGTCGGGGCACAACATCTCCACCACGGAGGTGGAGTCGGCGCTGGTCTCGCACCCCTCGGTGGCCGAGGCGGCGGTGGTGGGTGCCACCGATCCGACCACCGGCCAGGCGATCGTCGCCTTCGCCATTCCGCGCGGCACCGCCGACGTCGCCGGCGAGGCGGGTGAGCAGCTCATCGCCGATCTGCGCAACCATGTGGCGAAGACCCTGGGCCCGATCGCCAAACCCCGGCAGATCATGCTGGTGCCGGAGCTGCCGAAGACCCGATCGGGCAAGATCATGCGGCGGTTGCTGCGGGACGTGGCGGAGAACCGTTCCCTCGGTGACGTGACCACCTTGCAGGACTCCTCGGTGATGGAGTTGATCGCCTCCGGCATGGGCGGGAGCAAGTCCGACGAGGACTGA
- a CDS encoding immune inhibitor A domain-containing protein — translation MGLLGLSMTAAGLTVGASASAAPIAEPPTAAPSIAEPAHAEHDLPNPLEEKRRALRQEGLSEVLSGRVKTERINGSTVAKVGDRAVRGGKAGRNAKTPKGGKGPTEKQYVELSREKTDQIFVILAEFGDERHPNYPDQDTDPDVPGPARFDGPLHNQIPQPDRRVDNSTVWQPNYDADHFRKLYFGTAPGDESVKQYYEAQSSGRYSVDGVVSNWVKVNYNQARYGRSNGYPCDSIVCSNVWALVRDAANQWVADQKAAGRTDAQIAADVQAMDQWDRYDHDGDGDFNEPDGYIDHFQIVHAGGDMADGDPIYGEDAIWSHRWYAYASDQGRTGPPNFPAGGTQIGDTGIWIGDYTIQPENGGRSVFYHEYAHDLGLPDDYNVLSGGDNNNEHWTLMAQSRLGAKNDGGIGERGGDLGAWNKLQLGWLDYEVIVAGQKRTLVLGPQEYNTKEAQAAVVVLPEREYTFENGAPFEGTKQFFSGNADDLNSTMTRTFDLTGKSSATLSMKGRYSIEAEYDYLFFETSIDGGQTWTPQPGTADGQPLKEISPGRFALDGSSDDEWVDVTIPLDGVVGNQVGFRLRYQTDGAVSEGGFFGDAVTLTADGATVFTDGAEDGGAGWTLAGGFEVVEETYTRKFANYYIAGTRQYISYDKYLKTGPYFFGYANTKPDYVDHYAYQEGLLISYWNTRWADNDTFAHPGEGRNLIIDSRPRPIYNLTGQPWRARIQVYDAPFSLKKADSFTLHLNSQPQYIRGQAAQPLFDDTKQYWFPELPNHGVKLPATGTKIKVLEQKGLNTKVRFS, via the coding sequence GTGGGTCTGCTCGGGCTTTCGATGACGGCGGCAGGGCTGACGGTCGGTGCTTCGGCCTCCGCCGCGCCGATCGCGGAGCCACCGACGGCCGCGCCGTCGATCGCCGAGCCCGCCCATGCCGAACATGACCTGCCGAACCCACTGGAAGAGAAGCGTCGCGCCCTGCGTCAGGAGGGCCTGAGCGAGGTGCTCTCGGGCCGCGTCAAGACCGAACGGATCAACGGCAGCACGGTGGCCAAGGTCGGTGACCGGGCCGTCCGTGGTGGTAAGGCCGGCCGCAACGCCAAGACCCCCAAGGGCGGCAAGGGGCCCACCGAGAAGCAGTACGTCGAGCTTTCCCGGGAGAAGACCGACCAGATCTTCGTCATCCTGGCCGAGTTCGGCGACGAGCGGCACCCGAACTACCCGGACCAGGACACCGACCCGGATGTTCCCGGCCCCGCCCGGTTCGACGGGCCGCTGCACAACCAGATCCCCCAGCCGGACCGGCGGGTCGACAACTCCACGGTGTGGCAGCCGAACTACGACGCCGATCACTTCCGCAAGCTCTACTTCGGCACCGCTCCGGGCGACGAGTCCGTGAAGCAGTACTACGAGGCGCAGTCCTCGGGTCGATACAGCGTCGACGGCGTGGTCAGCAACTGGGTCAAGGTCAACTACAACCAGGCCCGGTACGGCCGCTCCAACGGCTACCCCTGTGACTCGATCGTCTGCTCCAACGTGTGGGCCCTGGTGCGCGACGCCGCCAACCAGTGGGTGGCCGACCAGAAGGCCGCCGGCCGCACGGACGCCCAGATCGCCGCCGACGTACAGGCCATGGACCAGTGGGACCGCTACGACCACGACGGTGACGGCGACTTCAACGAGCCGGACGGCTACATCGACCACTTCCAGATCGTGCACGCCGGTGGCGACATGGCCGACGGTGACCCGATCTACGGCGAGGACGCCATCTGGAGCCACCGCTGGTACGCGTACGCCTCCGACCAGGGTCGTACCGGCCCGCCGAACTTCCCGGCCGGCGGCACCCAGATCGGCGACACCGGCATCTGGATCGGCGACTACACCATCCAGCCGGAGAACGGCGGTCGCAGCGTCTTCTACCACGAGTACGCCCACGACCTGGGTCTGCCGGACGACTACAACGTCCTCAGCGGCGGCGACAACAACAACGAGCACTGGACCCTGATGGCCCAGAGCCGCCTGGGTGCCAAGAACGACGGCGGCATCGGCGAGCGCGGCGGTGACCTGGGTGCCTGGAACAAGCTCCAGCTCGGCTGGCTCGACTACGAGGTGATCGTGGCCGGCCAGAAGCGCACCCTGGTGCTCGGTCCGCAGGAGTACAACACCAAGGAGGCCCAGGCCGCCGTGGTGGTGCTGCCCGAGCGGGAGTACACCTTCGAGAACGGTGCACCCTTCGAGGGCACCAAGCAGTTCTTCTCCGGCAACGCGGACGACCTGAACAGCACCATGACCCGGACCTTCGACCTGACCGGGAAGTCGTCCGCGACCCTGTCCATGAAGGGCCGCTACAGCATCGAGGCGGAGTACGACTACCTGTTCTTCGAGACCTCGATCGACGGTGGACAGACCTGGACTCCGCAGCCCGGTACGGCCGACGGCCAGCCGCTCAAGGAGATCTCCCCCGGTCGCTTCGCCCTGGACGGCAGCTCCGACGACGAGTGGGTGGACGTCACGATCCCGCTGGACGGGGTGGTCGGCAACCAGGTCGGGTTCCGGCTGCGGTACCAGACCGACGGTGCGGTCTCCGAGGGTGGTTTCTTCGGTGACGCCGTAACCCTGACCGCCGACGGCGCCACGGTCTTCACCGACGGGGCCGAGGACGGCGGGGCCGGCTGGACCCTGGCCGGTGGTTTCGAGGTGGTCGAGGAGACCTACACCCGTAAGTTCGCGAACTACTACATCGCGGGCACCCGGCAGTACATCTCGTACGACAAGTACCTCAAGACCGGCCCGTACTTCTTCGGGTACGCCAACACCAAGCCGGACTACGTGGACCACTACGCGTACCAGGAGGGTCTGCTGATCTCGTACTGGAACACCCGGTGGGCGGACAACGACACGTTCGCGCACCCGGGTGAGGGCCGGAACCTGATCATTGACTCCCGGCCCCGGCCGATCTACAACCTGACCGGCCAGCCCTGGCGGGCCCGGATCCAGGTCTACGACGCGCCGTTCAGCCTGAAGAAGGCGGACTCGTTCACGCTGCACCTCAACAGCCAGCCGCAGTACATCCGCGGCCAGGCGGCGCAGCCGCTGTTCGACGACACCAAGCAGTACTGGTTCCCGGAGCTGCCGAACCACGGCGTTAAGCTGCCGGCCACCGGCACCAAGATCAAGGTGTTGGAGCAGAAGGGCCTGAACACCAAGGTTCGATTCTCCTGA
- a CDS encoding alpha/beta fold hydrolase produces the protein MTEQRGGAIDESCVLTEGPWTHRFVGANGSRFHVVEAGTGPMVLFLHGFPEHWWAWHRMLPMVADAGFRAVAVDLRGYGASDKPPRGYDGYTLAADVAGTIRALGERSATVVGTGAGGMVAWTVASFHPTLVRRLVVLGAPHPLRLRAAIFADPRGQFAASTPTLKFQLPRYEHVLAKDDGRAVEEILRRWGGPRWVAGPDFAEYARQYRRAMQIPQAAFCALEGYRWAFRSVLRLHGYRFVKLMQRPLVAPTLQLHGALDVASLPRTAQGSSRYVSGPYEWRLLDEVGHFPHLEASELVLGEILRWAKS, from the coding sequence ATGACCGAGCAGCGTGGCGGAGCCATCGACGAGTCCTGCGTCCTCACCGAAGGGCCGTGGACGCACCGGTTCGTCGGCGCGAACGGCAGCCGGTTCCATGTCGTGGAGGCGGGCACCGGTCCGATGGTGCTCTTCCTGCACGGCTTCCCCGAGCACTGGTGGGCCTGGCACCGGATGCTCCCCATGGTCGCCGACGCCGGTTTCCGCGCGGTCGCGGTAGACCTGCGCGGCTACGGCGCCAGCGACAAACCACCCCGGGGGTACGACGGATACACCCTCGCCGCCGACGTCGCCGGGACGATCAGGGCACTCGGGGAACGCTCGGCGACCGTGGTCGGGACCGGGGCCGGGGGCATGGTGGCCTGGACGGTGGCGTCCTTCCATCCCACCCTGGTACGCCGACTGGTGGTGCTCGGTGCCCCGCATCCGTTGCGGCTACGGGCGGCCATCTTCGCCGATCCGCGTGGGCAGTTCGCCGCCTCCACACCCACCCTGAAGTTCCAGCTACCCCGGTACGAACACGTCCTGGCCAAAGATGACGGGCGGGCGGTGGAGGAGATCCTGCGCCGCTGGGGTGGCCCCCGCTGGGTCGCCGGCCCGGACTTCGCCGAGTACGCCCGGCAGTACCGGCGGGCCATGCAGATCCCGCAGGCGGCGTTCTGCGCGCTGGAGGGCTACCGCTGGGCGTTCCGGTCGGTGCTGCGGCTGCACGGCTACCGGTTCGTCAAGCTGATGCAACGGCCGCTCGTCGCACCCACCCTGCAACTGCACGGCGCACTGGATGTGGCCTCCCTACCCCGTACCGCCCAGGGGTCGAGTCGCTACGTCAGCGGGCCGTACGAGTGGCGGCTGCTGGACGAGGTCGGCCACTTCCCGCACCTGGAGGCCTCGGAGCTGGTGCTGGGCGAGATCCTGCGCTGGGCCAAGTCGTGA
- a CDS encoding SseB family protein, with translation MTDWEPATEAEAALRDALRSNDQQLYFRILSSIELLLPISAPTGPGSAPAGWGTWTTGGRTHVLAFTSVEAMRACLGEYGGSARRTGYAELAIGWPNHEWWLAVNPGLPIEGYLPAWYVAQLSRGDVRLPGRTIGARARLERVEAMSRLRESGPTANTPPPAQLRPSRPETPPPVIPAAFQLPDVAVTAPGAGTRVPGQPPAGQAAGYPGAGHLRPSVAEPRPGLPRPDPAGGVRPEATESHWGDRQGHLTPRRPMPPPGETPGRPVTPEQAGAPANGQAADQQPRRSFFEPASGRTPSRSERVTAPSRFSRTGQPFPRRGPSPESTTDGTTRAFDFSQDTQTGGLTRPEVNGEATQPLRPPADPAPEPTQRLWSTAPTDLTGSVPGDPTAETQSLPRRQATEGDEQTLTSAAEPVSAPPAPRRGFTPIVIEGTIIEARDLTAASPAQQHPEPGTPQRQTSEADPTLPPTTEAPQTWPTEAEPTAPIPPRPAEPTTTFFPSQAERTTLFPAQAERTVSLSPSQAESEQVEADSTTTLFPAQAEQTVAMSPSQAERTTLFPAQAEQTVSLSPSQTEPVEADPTTTFFPSQAESTVALSPSGAEPTAPISPVEAEPTVAVPAVADEVTAPVPATEPSLFDPSPKVTTEPEPENTAATPTPEPATVSPAEEPAPAPAGFEPANEVEEELLAAAGAAKTDTFLSTLLLARVLLPISPDSAAGSRPGDPGYVWPTVELDDQTFVVAYTSPQRLADHGDQTAETMTVRFVQLIRSWPQLSWSFAVNPGTPVGAKLPGEQIVGLANWAAELGLGDDNEPEPGVDKSAATSSPPKVASAADPTRPIVMQKAIAPSQLGFYLERGYDRVSGFVHRATELAHLTTPAQLYRALGLHHAESPFAADAEEIYVLRWPAYRPSLYRIPYGGQNEAAMRAMEGWVIERPPFRGNGFAPGESSEVLAEFKVDSVRLPHGAQLLRLGADGTERLIAVFDADTVAWREAGAQ, from the coding sequence GTGACCGACTGGGAGCCGGCCACCGAGGCGGAAGCTGCGCTGCGGGACGCACTACGCAGCAATGACCAACAGCTCTACTTCCGCATCCTGTCCAGCATCGAACTGCTCCTGCCGATCTCCGCGCCGACGGGCCCCGGATCGGCGCCTGCGGGCTGGGGCACCTGGACCACCGGTGGGCGTACGCACGTCCTGGCCTTCACCTCCGTCGAGGCGATGCGGGCCTGCCTGGGCGAGTACGGCGGGTCCGCCCGCCGCACCGGCTACGCCGAACTGGCCATCGGTTGGCCGAACCACGAGTGGTGGTTGGCGGTCAACCCCGGGTTGCCGATCGAGGGCTACCTGCCCGCCTGGTACGTCGCTCAGCTCTCCCGGGGTGACGTCCGGCTACCCGGCCGGACGATCGGTGCCCGAGCCAGGCTGGAGCGGGTCGAGGCGATGAGTCGGCTACGCGAATCCGGCCCGACCGCGAACACTCCGCCACCGGCCCAGCTCCGGCCTAGCCGACCGGAAACGCCTCCGCCGGTGATCCCGGCCGCCTTTCAACTCCCCGACGTCGCGGTAACCGCGCCGGGTGCGGGCACCCGAGTGCCCGGTCAACCCCCCGCCGGTCAGGCAGCGGGCTATCCCGGCGCCGGTCACCTCAGACCGAGCGTCGCCGAACCCCGGCCCGGCCTCCCGCGCCCGGACCCTGCCGGTGGCGTGCGTCCGGAGGCCACCGAGAGCCACTGGGGAGACCGCCAGGGCCACCTGACGCCGCGCCGGCCCATGCCCCCGCCCGGGGAGACACCCGGTCGACCGGTCACCCCCGAGCAGGCCGGAGCCCCGGCCAACGGTCAGGCCGCCGACCAGCAGCCCCGACGGTCCTTCTTCGAACCGGCCTCCGGTCGAACGCCCTCCCGAAGCGAGCGGGTCACCGCACCCTCCCGGTTCTCCCGCACCGGGCAGCCCTTCCCCCGCCGTGGCCCCTCCCCGGAGTCGACTACCGACGGCACCACCCGAGCCTTCGACTTCAGCCAGGACACCCAGACCGGCGGTCTGACCCGGCCCGAGGTGAACGGCGAAGCGACCCAGCCGCTGCGGCCCCCGGCCGACCCCGCACCGGAACCCACCCAGCGTTTGTGGTCCACCGCGCCGACCGATCTGACCGGTTCGGTGCCAGGCGACCCGACCGCAGAGACCCAGTCGCTGCCCCGCCGCCAAGCGACCGAGGGCGACGAGCAGACCCTCACGTCGGCGGCGGAGCCGGTCTCCGCCCCGCCCGCGCCCCGGCGCGGGTTCACCCCGATCGTCATAGAGGGCACCATCATCGAGGCCCGGGATCTGACTGCCGCGTCGCCCGCGCAGCAGCACCCGGAGCCCGGTACCCCCCAACGCCAGACCTCCGAAGCAGACCCGACCCTGCCCCCGACCACCGAGGCACCGCAAACCTGGCCCACAGAGGCGGAACCGACGGCACCGATCCCCCCGAGGCCTGCGGAACCGACGACGACCTTCTTCCCGTCCCAGGCGGAGCGGACGACGCTCTTCCCAGCGCAGGCGGAGCGGACGGTGTCGTTGTCCCCGTCCCAGGCGGAGTCGGAGCAGGTGGAGGCGGATTCGACGACGACGTTGTTCCCCGCGCAGGCGGAGCAGACGGTGGCGATGTCCCCGTCGCAGGCGGAGCGGACGACGCTCTTCCCGGCGCAGGCGGAGCAGACCGTGTCGTTGTCCCCGTCGCAGACGGAGCCGGTGGAGGCGGATCCGACTACGACCTTCTTCCCGTCGCAGGCGGAGTCGACGGTGGCGTTGTCCCCGTCGGGGGCGGAGCCGACGGCGCCGATCTCGCCGGTCGAGGCGGAGCCCACGGTGGCGGTTCCGGCGGTGGCGGATGAGGTGACCGCGCCGGTGCCGGCGACCGAGCCCTCACTGTTCGACCCCTCGCCCAAGGTCACCACCGAACCTGAGCCCGAGAACACCGCCGCGACGCCGACTCCGGAGCCGGCCACCGTGTCGCCAGCGGAGGAGCCCGCCCCGGCGCCGGCAGGGTTCGAGCCGGCCAACGAGGTGGAGGAGGAGCTGCTCGCCGCTGCGGGGGCCGCGAAGACCGACACCTTCCTGTCGACACTGCTGCTGGCCCGGGTCCTCCTGCCGATCTCCCCGGACTCCGCTGCGGGCAGCCGTCCCGGTGACCCCGGGTACGTCTGGCCGACGGTGGAACTGGACGACCAGACCTTCGTAGTGGCCTACACCTCGCCGCAGCGACTCGCCGACCATGGCGACCAGACGGCCGAGACGATGACGGTCCGCTTCGTACAGCTGATTCGGTCCTGGCCTCAGTTGTCCTGGTCCTTCGCGGTCAATCCTGGCACCCCGGTCGGGGCGAAGCTGCCCGGCGAGCAGATCGTCGGGCTGGCCAACTGGGCGGCCGAACTCGGGCTCGGTGACGACAACGAGCCGGAACCTGGCGTTGACAAGTCGGCCGCCACCAGCAGCCCGCCGAAGGTGGCCTCCGCAGCCGACCCGACTCGACCGATCGTGATGCAGAAGGCGATCGCGCCCAGCCAACTGGGCTTCTACCTGGAACGCGGCTACGACCGGGTCTCCGGTTTCGTGCACCGGGCCACCGAACTGGCCCACCTGACCACCCCCGCCCAGCTCTACCGCGCCCTCGGTCTGCACCATGCGGAGTCACCCTTCGCGGCGGACGCCGAGGAGATCTACGTGTTGCGGTGGCCGGCGTACCGGCCGAGTCTCTACCGCATCCCCTACGGCGGGCAGAACGAGGCCGCGATGCGGGCCATGGAGGGCTGGGTGATCGAACGCCCGCCGTTCCGTGGCAACGGCTTCGCCCCCGGGGAGAGCAGCGAGGTGCTCGCCGAGTTCAAGGTGGACAGTGTCCGGCTGCCGCACGGCGCGCAACTGCTGCGCCTGGGCGCGGACGGCACTGAGCGGCTGATCGCCGTCTTCGACGCCGACACGGTCGCCTGGCGTGAGGCCGGTGCGCAGTGA